The following proteins are co-located in the Pochonia chlamydosporia 170 chromosome 6, whole genome shotgun sequence genome:
- a CDS encoding F-box domain-containing protein: MGEDWDIYCAICGVLTHDEISDDHVGTRNPSMLAFRRAEVAAEKKRAKEGDGLPRGFFDEENWDGLDESTIDWDWDDEAASYDPDLVEDLGCAFITGDAATQEYGTVVFVDGLHPDQDLDEEVRHWNWQERQSYWTMLEGKSVFFPTHACCRRILEAVLHPPSQNAEAAPTLNLKALYEAMCLLSEMFTAQLTVKYGEFEGNYVVARPEFSDASSKSIHDKIMTGAFEVGKPFTLPDMNNRQMTDRFASLSNELLVKIAEHLPISDVLACSKASWAMMNASSANSFWKDALNRDMSWAKSALEPVLATVKEQDLDYKRLLLWLEEATRPEFAMEWPWLQAGNRRRIWGVCEQIGQVYWRRLGRKSKVPL; the protein is encoded by the exons ATGGGCGAAGATTGGGACATCTACTGCGCAATATGCGGAGTGCTCACTCACGACGAAATCTCTGATGACCACGTCGGCACCCGCAATCCCAGCATGCTAGCCTTCAGACGCGCCGAAGTGGCagcagaaaagaagagagccAAGGAAGGTGACGGCCTCCCAAGAGGGTTTTTTGACGAAGAAAATTGGGATGGGCTGGACGAGTCAACCATAGACTGGGACTGGGATGACGAGGCAGCGTCGTACGACCCCGATCTCGTGGAAGACCTTGGCTG CGCATTCATAACCGGGGACGCTGCTACTCAAGAATAC GGAACCGTCGTCTTTGTTGATGGGCTAC ATCCCGATCAAGACCTCGATGAGGAAGTAAGGCATTGGAACTGGCAAGAGCGCCAAAG CTACTGGACCATGTTGGAAGGCAAATCCGTCTTTTTCCCAACACACGCCTGTTGTCGGCGCATCCTTGAAGCCGTTCTACATCCCCCAAGCCAAAACGCAGAAGCCGCACCTACATTGAATCTCAAGGCTCTCTATGAAGCAATGTGTCTCCTTTCAGAGATGTTCACCGCCCAGCTCACGGTGAAATATGGTGAATTTGAAGGCAAT TATGTTGTTGCGCGGCCGGAGTTCTCAGATGCATCAAGCAAGTCTATTCACGATAAGATTATGACAGGCGCATTTGAAGTTGGCAAGCCATTTACACTGCCGGACATGAACAACCGTCAGATGACCGATCGATTCGCAAGCCTATCCAACGAACTACTCGTCAAAATTGCAGAACATCTGCCGATCTCAGATGTTTTAGCTTGCTCCAAGGCATCctgggccatgatgaatgCCTCTAGTGCCAATAGTTTCTGGAAAGATGCTCTCAACCGAGACATGTCATGGGCTAAATCTGCGCTGGAGCCAGTGTTGGCTACGGTGAAAGAGCAAGATTTAGACTACAAGCgcttgctgctgtggcttgAGGAAGCTACGAGGCCGGAGTTTGCGATGGAATGGCCTTGGCTCCAGGCGGGAAATCGGAGGCGTATTTGGGGTGTTTGTGAGCAAATTGGCCAAGTGTACTGGCGTAGACTGGGCCGCAAGTCGAAGGTGCCGTTGTAG
- a CDS encoding 3-hydroxy-3-methylglutaryl-coenzyme A reductase (similar to Aspergillus terreus NIH2624 XP_001209267.1) — protein sequence MATSSIVIRGMTQGRSLLHQQDASLSQLRSSNSPASTYTKSALSLDRAAAENPPKNKCRKPNRRVTFSDTVDMISSSFLPTRFRGEPDRSQTSAAPSRIGKKLAPLLQFLSRVACSHPIHTVVIVAVLASTSYVGLIQDSLFEGRTSLGKADWPALVDGSRDLVAGPETQWKWQSIEQDATTKADSNHLALLTFVFPDTSSTDSTSSAPRSHVVPTPQNLSITALPATENSFNTYTLDSILAYAVPKSQAPEFVSAAKEIPDEEAEEIVTRHGREKKTWIMKAAKVNSRNTIIQWLSNAWVEFIDLLKNAETLDIVIMVLGYLSMHLTFVSLFLSMRRMGSNFWLGMSTLFSSVFAFLFGLAVTTKLGVPISVILLSEGLPFLVVTIGFEKNIVLTRAVLSHAVEHRRTQGRDTKPGKSSNTESQSQSVISYAIQAAIKDKGYEILRDYAIEIAILSIGAASGVQGGLQQFCFLAAWILFFDCILLFTFYTAILSIKLEINRIKRHYDMRMALEADGVSRRVAENVAKSNDDWSQSNGSGSKETTLFGRMRSSSVPKFKVLMISGFVLINVINICTIPFRSATSLSSLRSWAGGLGGVVSTPPVDPYKVALNGLNAILETARARNTSTRVTVLTPIKYELEYPSVHYALSSPLNDGGLGSGDSAVQFDNYGVGGRMVGSLLKSLEDPVLSKWIVIALALSVGLNGYLFNVARWSIKDPNMPEHNIDRKELARAQQFNDTESATLPLGEYVPPTPVRTEPATPALTDDEGDGLQLSKRKSNRSQSQSEHRPIEELERLIAEKRTHELNDEEVVTMSMRGKIPGYALEKALKDFTRAVKIRRTIISRTKVTSELTNGLDRSLLPYEHYNWERVFGACCENVIGYLPLPVGVAGPLVIDGQSYFIPMATTEGVLVASTSRGCKAINSGGGAITVLTSDGMTRGPCVSFETLERAGAAKLWLDSEVGQNTMKKAFNSTSRFARLQHMKTALAGTNLYIRFKTTTGDAMGMNMISKGVEHALNVMATEGGFDDMNIVTVSGNFCIDKKPAAMNWIDGRGKGIVAEAIIPADVVKSVLKSDVDALVELNVAKNLIGSAMAGSIGGFNAHAANIVAAIFLATGQDPAQVVESCNCITTMKNLHGSLQIAVSMPSLEVGTLGGGTILEPQSAMLDMLGVRGSHPTNPGDNARRLARIIGAAVLAGELSLCSALQAGHLVRAHMQHNRSAAPSRTGTPAPPPMTPVSLAMTNAQDKSMSAAAQQRSKR from the exons atggccacctCGTCTATTGTTATTCGCGGGATGACCCAGGGCCGGTCATTGCTACATCAACAAGATGCCTCACTGTCACAGTTGCGCTCGTCAAATTCTCCTGCCTCTACTTACACAAAATCTGCTCTTTCCTTAGACCgagctgctgccgagaacCCACCCAAGAACAAATGTCGTAAACCGAACCGCCGAGTCACCTTCTCCGATACAGTCGACATGATATCTTCGTCTTTCCTACCGACCCGCTTCCGCGGTGAGCCTGACCGCTCTCAGACATCTGCTGCTCCTTCTCGCATTGGCAAGAAGCTGGCACCGCTGTTGCAGTTTCTCTCCAGAGTCGCATGCTCTCACCCCATTCAcaccgtcgtcattgtcgccgTCTTGGCCAGCACCTCCTATGTCGGATTGATTCAGGACAGCCTTTTCGAGGGTCGCACGAGTCTTGGTAAAGCCGACTGGCCTGCCCTGGTTGATGGTAGCAGAGACCTGGTGGCAGGTCCGGAAACgcaatggaaatggcagagCATCGAACAGGACGCCACTACCAAGGCTGATTCTAACCATCTGGCACTCCTGACCTTTGTCTTTCCCGATACCTCTTCGACAGATTCCACCAGCTCTGCTCCTCGATCTCACGTTGTCCCAACGCCCCAAAACCTCTCGATCACCGCGCTTCCCGCCACGGAGAACTCGTTCAATACCTATACGTTGGACAGCATTCTGGCTTATGCTGTCCCCAAGAGCCAGGCGCCCGAGTTTGtttctgctgccaaggagattcctgatgaagaagccgaagagATTGTTACCCGCCATGGCCGCGAAAAGAAGACATGGATAATGAAGGCGGCCAAGGTCAACTccagaaacaccatcattCAGTGGCTCAGTAATGCTTGGGTCGAATTTATCGATCTTCTCAAGAATGCCGAAACCCTGGACATTGTTATCATGGTCCTTGGCTACCTCTCTATGCATCTCACCTTTGTGTCCCTTTTCCTCTCCATGAGACGAATGGGTTCCAACTTCTGGCTGGGCATGAGCACTCTTTTCTCCTCCGTCTTTGCGTTTCTGTTCGGTCTTGCCGTCACTACGAAGCTTGGAGTTCCCATTAGTGTCATTCTTTTGTCCGAAGGATTGCCATTTCTGGTTGTGACCATCGGCTTTGAAAAGAACATTGTTCTCACCAGGGCTGTTCTCAGCCACGCCGTGGAGCATCGCCGCACACAGGGTCGTGATACGAAGCCCGGCAAGAGTTCAAATACCGAAAGCCAATCCCAAAGCGTCATCTCTTACGCCATTCAAGCCGCTATTAAGGACAAAGGCTACGAGATTCTGCGGGACTATGCAATTGAAATTGCAATTCTCTCCATTGGTGCTGCGTCGGGAGTTCAGGGTGGCTTGCAGCAGTTTTGTTTCCTGGCTGCATGGATTTTGTTCTTCGACTGCATTCTCCTGTTCACCTTTTATACTGCTATTCTCAGCATCAAGCTTGAGATCAACCGCATCAAGCGACACTATGACATGCGCATGGCCCTAGAAGCCGACGGTGTGAGCCGTCGCGTAGCTGAAAACGTGGCCAAGAGCAATGACGATTGGTCTCAGAGCAATGGATCTGGGTCTAAAGAGACGACTTTGTTTGGTCGCATGAGAAGCAGCAGTGtccccaagttcaaggtGCTCATGATTTCGGGCTTTGTTctcatcaacgtcatcaacatctgcACAATTCCTTTTCGAAGTGCCACTTCCCTCTCCAGCCTACGATCCTGGGCTGGCGGACTCGGAGGAGTTGTTTCAACCCCACCGGTTGATCCGTACAAGGTCGCTCTCAACGGACTCAACGCTATTCTGGAGACTGCGCGGGCTAGGAATACTTCGACTCGCGTTACCGTACTGACGCCGATCAAGTATGAGCTTGAATATCCCTCTGTTCACTACGCCCTGTCGTCGCCACTCAACGATGGTGGCCTCGGCTCTGGAGATTCTGCTGTCCAATTCGACAACTATGGCGTGGGTGGTCGCATGGTTGGTAGCCTTCTGAAGAGCCTTGAGGACCCTGTCTTGTCAAAATGGATTGTGattgccttggctttgagTGTCGGCCTCAACGGGTACCTCTTCAACGTGGCTAGGTGGAGCATCAAGGACCCCAACATGCCGGAACACAACATCGACCGCAAAGAACTTGCCAGAGCGCAACAATTCAACGATACCGAGTCCGCCACCCTACCCCTCGGTGAATACGTACCTCCTACACCAGTACGAACCGAGCCTGCGACCCCTGCCTTGacggatgatgagggtgatggcCTCCAGTTGAGCAAACGCAAGTCTAACCGATCACAGTCCCAGTCGGAGCATCGACCAATTGAAGAATTGGAGAGGCTCATTGCTGAGAAGCGTACCCATGAACTTAATGATGAGGAGGTTGTTACCATGTCTATGCGCGGCAAGATCCCGGGCTATGCTCTGGAAAAGGCTCTCAAAGATTTCACGCGAGCCGTCAAGATTCGACGGACCATTATTTCTCGCACCAAGGTCACCTCAGAGCTCACCAATGGATTGGACCGGTCACTACTGCCTTATGAACACTATAACTGGGAACGGGTCTTTGGAGCCTGTTGCGAAAATGTCATTGGTTATCTGCCGCTTCCTGTTGGTGTCGCCGGTCCTCTTGTTATTGACGGACAGAGCTATTTTATTCCCATGGCTACCACCGAAGGCGTGTTGGTTGCTAGCACCAGTCGTGGCTGCAAGGCCATCAACTCGGGTGGCGGCGCGATCACTGTGCTTACTAGCGACGGCATGACCCGTGGCCCTTGTGTCAGCTTTGAAACTCTTGAGCGCGCCGGTGCAGCCAAACTCTGGCTAGACTCGGAGGTTGGACAGAATACCATGAAGAAAGCGTTCAATTCGACGAGTCGATTTGCCCGATTGCAACACATGAAGACTGCCTTGGCTGGAACAAACCTGTACATTCGGTTCAAGACGACGACCGGAGACGCCATGGGAATGAACATGATTTCCAAGGGTGTCGAACACGCACTCAATGTCATGGCTACTGAAGGTGGTTTCGATGATATGAATATCGTCACAGTGTCTGGCAACTTTTGTATTGACAAGAAGCCGGCCGCTATGAACTGGATCGATGGTCGTGGCAAAGGCATTGTTGCTGAGGCGATTATTCCCGCTGATGTCGTCAAGTCGGTCCTCAAGAGCGATGTCGACGCATTAGTTGagctcaatgttgccaagaacTTGATTGGatctgccatggctggttCTATTGGTGGTTTCAATGCCCACGCAGCCAATATTGTTGCGGCAATCTTCCTGGCAACTGGCCAGGATCCCGCTCAAGTAGTGGAGAGTTGCAACTGTATCACAACAATGAAGAA TCTCCACGGCTCTCTCCAGATTGCTGTCTCCATGCCGTCGCTCGAAGTTGGTACTCTGGGCGGTGGCACAATCCTTGAACCACAGAGTGCCATGCTCGACATGCTCGGAGTTAGGGGATCTCACCCAACAAATCCTGGTGACAACGCCCGTCGCCTGGCACGCATCATCGGCGCAGCAGTTTTGGCTGGCGAATTGTCTCTTTGCAGTGCTCTTCAGGCAGGCCACCTCGTCCGGGCACACATGCAACACAATAGAAGCGCCGCCCCATCGAGAACTGGCACtcccgctcctcctcccatgACGCCCGTTTCATTGGCCATGACAAATGCTCAAGATAAGTCTATGAGTGCAGCAGCACAGCAGAGGTCAAAGCGATGA
- a CDS encoding phosphotransferase family protein (similar to Colletotrichum gloeosporioides Nara gc5 XP_007282498.1) → MTARQDSDDLAWDRSDELWEEAMKQVRSASACRKVVSFAEKMFAKPATLVTPLIIGGFNVLYPIRIEGLPTTVLVRLPCPNQALFPEEKTLAEAATAACISQRTLLPVPKTFGHGIDPDIGPFMIIEDLGSRRCMSQVLEAPRDDPNDTPVLQSDISEDKLKCQYFKMARCVLQLAQATFPCIGSLVEASNKSYHVMGRPFTLNMSNMVQLSNVPTSIFPPKGTTYHSADEWYTVLAEMQIATLLFQHNDIILSEDDCRTKYVARQLFRRLAKQGRLSNFGFAEDDWSSYCKYAPATLPAPDGSSSFRLWSDDFRPANVIVDENDHILAAIDWEYAYVGPTQFILDPPWWLLLDVPEMWDDGIDDWTTVYESRLQTWLSALEQAEQDAQPSSLRFKLSAYMRESWRTGRFWLNYAARKSWAFDAIYWKYLDERFFGDRDKDIPTEQLWKTRIQLLNQEEQAGMDVLVQMKMAELQERVLVEWDAVEARKRLSSLLFD, encoded by the coding sequence ATGACGGCACGACAGGACTCTGATGATCTTGCATGGGACCGAAGCGACGAGCTCTGGGAAGAAGCAATGAAGCAGGTCCGATCTGCCTCAGCCTGTCGCAAAGTCGTATCTTTTGCTGAGAAGATGTTCGCAAAACCCGCAACTTTGGTCACCCCGTTGATTATTGGCGGCTTCAATGTGCTCTATCCCATACGCATCGAGGGTCTTCCCACCACTGTTCTCGTTCGTCTGCCTTGCCCCAACCAAGCCCTGTTTCCTGAAGAGAAAACGCTTGCGGAAGCCGCGACCGCTGCATGCATTAGCCAACGTACTCTTCTTCCGGTTCCAAAAActtttggacatggcatcGATCCCGATATTGGGCCGTTCATGATCATCGAAGACCTTGGATCTCGACGATGCATGAGCCAGGTCCTAGAAGCTCCCCGCGATGATCCTAATGACACGCCCGTCTTGCAATCCGACATTTCCGAAGACAAGCTCAAGTGCCAGTATTTTAAAATGGCACGGTGCGTGCTGCAGCTTGCACAAGCTACTTTTCCATGTATCGGAAGCCTCGTCGAGGCGAGCAACAAGTCTTACCACGTAATGGGACGCCCTTTCACTCTCAACATGAGCAACATGGTTCAGCTTTCAAATGTTCCAACATCAATCTTTCCGCCCAAGGGCACCACATACCACAGCGCTGATGAATGGTATACGGTCTTGGCTGAAATGCAGATTGCAACCCTCCTCTTCCAACACAACGACATAATTTTGTCAGAGGACGATTGCAGGACCAAATATGTCGCTCGGCAACTGTTTCGCAGATTAGCCAAGCAAGGGCGACTATCAAATTTCGGATTCGCTGAGGATGACTGGTCGTCCTACTGCAAGTACGCTCCCGCAACATTGCCGGCGCCAGACGGCTCGAGCTCTTTTCGCCTGTGGTCCGATGATTTCAGACCTGCCAATGTTAtcgttgatgagaatgacCATATTCTCGCGGCCATTGATTGGGAGTATGCATACGTCGGGCCAACGCAATTCATCCTTGACCCGCCTTGGTGGTTACTTCTTGACGTGCCAGAGATGTGGgatgatggcattgatgatTGGACTACCGTCTACGAAAGCCGGCTGCAGACCTGGCTTTCAGCCCTGGAACAGGCTGAGCAAGATGCACAACCCAGTTCTTTACGGTTCAAGCTCTCAGCATACATGCGCGAGAGCTGGAGGACAGGCCGCTTCTGGCTCAATTATGCTGCTAGAAAGAGCTGGGCCTTTGATGCCATATACTGGAAGTACTTGGATGAGAGGTTTTTCGGTGATCGGGACAAAGACATTCCCACGGAGCAACTGTGGAAGACGAGAATACAGCTTCTGAATCAAGAGGAACAAGCGGGAATGGATGTGCTCGTAcaaatgaagatggcggAGTTGCAGGAACGAGTACTGGTCGAGTGGGATGCTGTGGAAGCGAGGAAGAGACTATCTTCCCTCCTCTTCGACTGA
- a CDS encoding MFS transporter (similar to Metarhizium acridum CQMa 102 XP_007809129.1): MSSVEGACVGREETRPPAIALHEIDTEGRAEAHNDWNHGSMANVATVEPVPPNGGYAWVCTFAVFLINAHTWGVNASWAVIMAHYSAHPEMVKASHLEFGLVGGLSISQALLISPIVTLVRKHIGARWTLFIGSILIFVSLLTSSFATKIWHLVLSQGFCFGWGMGFAYVTASALLPPWFSSRRSLAVGLATAGSGIGGLVYSIVTDRIINTWDLGWAYRVLAVAALAANLLASFLLRDFNSRPRDVAPGEIRSSTFSPRDFGRVEVLLIVVWGFATELGYIILLYSLPIYAASIGLTPAQGSVANALLNLGLAIGRPPLGYFSDTFGRISMAGITTLLCAVFCFALWIPAQSYAPLLVFALISGMLCGTFWCTVTPVLAEVVGIGKLANTFGVICIGLVLPTTFAEPVAMRLVSGNTSSSNAFIHAQVFAGFMFFIGSVCLWLLRCWKIFTDVERREESRTAFERQHRYWVSWITPQMLFSTQRV, encoded by the exons ATGTCTTCTGTTGAGGGTGCATGTGTCGGCCGCGAAGAGACTCGCCCACCAGCTATAGCTCTGCATGAAATCGACACCGAAGGCCGAGCTGAAGCTCATAACGACTGGAACCATGGATCCATGGCAAATGTTGCGACGGTAGAGCCTGTGCCGCCGAATGGGGGATATGCGTGGGTTTGCACGTTTGCTGTGTTTCTAATCAACGCTCATACTTGGGGCGTCAACGCT TCCTGGGCCGTCATCATGGCACATTACTCGGCACATCCGGAAATGGTCAAAGCCTCGCACCTGGAATTCGGTCTTGTGGGCGGTCTATCCATCTCTcaggcgcttctcatctCGCCAATTGTAACATTAGTCCGGAAGCACATTGGCGCTCGATGGACTCTTTTCATCGGCAGTATACTGATTTTCGTATCCCTTCTCACGTCTTCGTTTGCCACAAAGATCTGGCACTTGGTTCTCAGCCAGGGCTTCTGTTTTGGTTGGGGCATGGGATTCGCCTACGTCACGGCATCGGCTCTGTTACCGCCGTGGTTTTCTTCACGACGAAGTCTGGCAGTTGGTCTAGCTACAGCAGGCTCTGGTATCGGCGGTTTAGTTTACAGTATTGTGACGGATCGCATCATTAACACTTGGGATTTGGGCTGGGCGTACCGGGTCCTCGCTGTTGCTGCGCTCGCCGCGAACTTACTTGCCTCCTTCTTGCTGCGAGACTTTAACAGCAGGCCGAGGGATGTTGCTCCCGGAGAAATACGCTCCAGCACTTTCAGTCCACGCGATTTTGGACGAGTTGAAGTGCTCCTCATTGTTGTCTGGGGCTTCGCCACAGAACTAGGATACATTATCCTGCTCTACTCGTTGCCCATATACGCAGCATCCATCGGCCTCACACCCGCGCAAGGATCTGTGGCAAATGCCCTCCTCAATCTTGGCTTAGCCATCGGTCGACCACCCCTAGGCTACTTCAGCGACACGTTTGGCCGGATCAGCATGGCGGGCATCACAACATTGCTCTGCGCTGTCTTTTGCTTCGCCCTCTGGATCCCGGCGCAGTCGTACGCGCCGCTCCTGgtgtttgccttgatttcCGGAATGCTCTGCGGCACATTTTGGTGCACAGTTACCCCGGTGCTTGCTGAGGTTGTTGGTATTGGAAAACTAGCCAACACGTTTGGGGTCATCTGTATTGGTCTGGTTCTGCCGACGACTTTTGCTGAGCCGGTGGCGATGAGACTTGTTTCCGGGAATACCAGCAGCAGTAATGCGTTCATTCATGCTCAAGTATTTGCGGGGTTCATGTTTTTTATCGGATCagtgtgtttgtggttgctgAGATGTTGGAAGATCTTTACGGATGTTGAGAGGCGAGAGGAGTCGAGGACTGCTTTTGAGAGACAGCATCGGTATTGGGTTTCTTGGATTACCCCTCAGATGTTGTTTAGCACTCAGAGGGTATAG
- a CDS encoding transporter (similar to Neosartorya fischeri NRRL 181 XP_001263647.1) produces the protein MSEQNNIEAFQSPKSGTVTHTARRRPQKWWQLGGKDISHVSIDEGYETSAYSTSSSSLEDASGKNEGVFVAPEALEVYKPVEGFEGTHRFDPSAKWSEDEEKRLVQKLNWKIALPACIMFFALQLDRGNISQALSDNMLNDLKMNTNDYNNGQTIFFCSFLFAELPSQLISKKLGPDTWIPIQMVAWSIVAAAQAGLQGRSSFFVCRFLLGLIEGGFIPDVILYLSYFFTNPELPRRLSWFWTSYQSTQIVGAFLAYGILHLRGKGSLHEGWRYMFLIEGVFTGLIGVWTWMYLPASPTQTARGKYKGLLRPKQGWFTEREEVIMVTRILRDDPGKATMHNRQGLSWGLFKDALLDYHLWPIYLLGLTWSIPVTPPQAYITLTCKALGFNTFETNLLTIPAYTIFILQLLFWTWVSEKVNQRVLIGLVTQFWALPLLIALVALPPVFANSNWSKWVLSTLLVGYPYCHAVFVALTSRNSGSVRTRTVGSSLYNMSVQMSNIFSSQIYRDDDKPYYYRGNKALLGVLAWNVVLIIAIKAYYMLVNKRRDKIWLSMTREERVHYLNTTKDSGSKRLNFRFGH, from the exons ATGTCTGAACAAAATAACATAGAGGCTTTCCAAAGCCCAAAGAGTGGCACCGTTACTCACACTGCCCGCCGTCGACCCCAGAAATGGTGGCAGTTGGGCGGCAAGGACATCAGCCATGTTTCCATCGACGAGGGCTACGAAACGAGTGCTTATTCCacctcatcgtcctctttAGAAGATGCGTCAGGAAAAAACGAAGGTGTTTTTGTAGCCCCAGAAGCTTTGGAGGTCTACAAGCCTGTCGAAGGCTTCGAAGGCACCCATAGGTTTGACCCATCCGCCAAATGGTcggaggatgaagagaagcGCCTCGTCCAAAAG CTCAATTGGAAAATTGCACTTCCTGCATGCATAATGTTCTTTGCATTGCAGCTTGATCGTGGCAACATCTCACAAGCGCTCTCAGACAATATGCTAA ATGATCTTAAAATGAACACCAATGATTATAACAACGGCCAAACTATTTTCTtctgctccttccttttcGCCGAGCTGCCGTCGCAGCTTATAAGCAAAAAGCTGGGACCTGACACCTGGATTCCCATTCAGATGGTGGCTTGGAGTATTGTTGCAGCAGCACAAGCGGGTCTCCAAGGCAGATCAAGCTTCTTTGTCTGCcgctttcttcttggtctgATTGAAGGCGGCTTTATCCCAGACGTCATTCTCTACCTTAGCTACTTCTTCACCAACCCCGAGCTGCCTCGACGTCTCAGCTGGTTCTGGACATCGTACCAGTCGACGCAAATTGTTGGCGCGTTCTTGGCTTATGGTATCCTGCATCTTCGCGGCAAGGGGTCATTGCACGAGGGCTGGCGATACATGTTCTTGATTGAAGGTGTCTTTACCGGCCTCATTGGCGTCTGGACGTGGATGTATCTCccagcatcgccaacacaGACCGCGCGCGGCAAGTATAAGGGCCTGCTTCGACCAAAGCAAGGTTGGTTCACTGAGCGGGAGGAAGTCATCATGGTGACAAGAATTCTACGAGATGATCCAGGAAAGGCCACCATGCACAACCGCCAGGGTCTGAGCTGGGGTCTATTCAAAGACGCACTCCTTGACTACCACTTGTGGCCAATTTACCtccttggcttgacttggagTATCCCGGTTACACCTCCACAAGCCTACATCACTCTCACTTGCAAAGCACTTGGATTCAATACCTTCGAGACTAATCTCCTCACCATCCCCGCGTACACCATTTTCATCCTGCAACTCTTGTTCTGGACGTGGGTGTCAGAAAAGGTTAACCAACGCGTTTTGATCGGCCTCGTCACCCAATTCTGGGCACTACCCTTACTCATTGCGCTGGTTGCTCTTCCCCCTGTCTTCGCCAATAGCAACTGGTCGAAATGGGTCCTGTCCACACTGCTTGTGGGATATCCCTACTGCCATGCTGTCTTTGTGGCACTCACGTCCCGAAACTCTGGTTCAGTACGGACCCGAACAGTTGGGTCGTCCCTGTACAACATGTCTGTCCAAATGTCCAACATTTTTTCATCTCAGATTTACCGAGACGACGACAAGCCTTACTATTACAGGGGTAATAAAGCCTTGCTGGGGGTCTTGGCCTGGAATGTCGTGCTGATTATTGCAATCAAGGCGTACTACATGCTGGTAAACAAACGCCGTGACAAGATTTGGTTGTCCATGACAAGGGAGGAGAGAGTTCATTACTTGAATACGACGAAGGATTCAGGCAGCAAAAGATTGAATTTTAGATTCGGTCATTGA
- a CDS encoding 2-oxoglutarate-dependent ethylene/succinate-forming enzyme (similar to Cordyceps militaris CM01 XP_006670203.1): protein MPPGFTATVGQLETFVLPKEVSGSLSDRAMAKAMVNAWRRDGILQVAMSPLQQQIYAQAKAASKNFFKKTPKEKHACVNDSSYAGYIASGEEITGGIADYSEIFTVTKDLNHNDQRVMENWPCHGPCPWSEDSMKTAMGDYMADLGSSGDKLLQLIELGLDVPPGSLIKYTQDGWHHMRVLRFPPRHRTNGKGKAGRGIGSHTDYGLLVIAAQDEVGGLFVRPPQKGEEFANWKKSVAGMKEDESGWVYVPPTPGVFTVFPGDMMQYMTNSFLQSTPHKVGLNVRERFAFAYFHEPNFRAIVKPLPGYNDGQQPGNGIHYGTHFTNMALRNYPDRTATKKLLNDGRYDMLSKDELRDDMTL from the exons ATGCCACCTGGTTTCACAGCCACTGTCGGGCAGCTTGAAACCTTTGTGCTACCGAAAGAGGTTTCAGGATCCCTCTCTGATAGAGCTatggccaaggccatggtGAATGCTTGGAGGCGAGATGGCATTCTCCAGGTTGCCATGTCACCACTGCAGCAACAAATTTATGCCCAAGCCAAGGCGGCGAGTAAAAATTTCTTCAAAAAGACGCCGAAAGAGAAACATGCCTGCGTGAACGATTCCAGTTACGCGGGCTACATTGCTTCTGGTGAAGAAATCACTGGTGGCATTGCCGACTATTCGGAGATTTTCACAGTCACCAAGGACCTGAATCACAACGACCAAAGGGTCATGGAGAACTGGCCGTGTCACGGCCCATGTCCTTGGTCTGAAGACAGCATGAAGACAGCCATGGGCGATTACATGGCTGATCTAGGGTCCAGTGGTGACAAGCTGCTTCAATTGATCGAATTAGGTCTCGATGTACCGCCAGGTTCCCTGATCAAATACACCCAAGATGGGTGGCACCACATGCGCGTCTTGAG ATTTCCCCCAAGGCATCGGACCAACGGGAAAGGCAAGGCTGGTCGAGGTATTGGATCCCATACAGATTATGGACTGCTGGTCATTGCTGCGCAGGATGAAGTTGGAG GTCTTTTTGTGCGACCACCTCAAAAGGGTGAAGAGTTTGCCAACTGGAAAAAGAGTGTAGCTGGGATGAAAGAAGATGAGTCCGGCTGGGTGTATgtgccaccaacaccaggcGTATTCACGGTATTTCCTG GTGATATGATGCAGTACATGACCAATAGTTTTCTCCAGTCTACACCACATAAGGTTGGTCTCAACGTTCGTGAGCGCTTTGCGTTTGCCTATTTTCATGAGCCGAACTTCCGAGCCATTGTAAAGCCCTTGCCAGGCTACAATGATGGACAACAGCCAGGCAACGGCATTCACTATGGAACGCACTTCACGAATATGGCGTTGCGGAATTATCCAGATCGCACAGCCAccaagaagctgctgaaTGACGGGCGTTATGACATGCTGAGCAAGGATGAGCTACGAGACGACATGACGTTGTAG